From a single Labrenzia sp. PHM005 genomic region:
- a CDS encoding endonuclease: protein MIAFTYAVIAVVFVVLGIGGIMYLDHRFSLTVGDRPFAIKGRRIESDDPFVVRQFKKFYALRVAYSLFLLVMLFVVVSHVG, encoded by the coding sequence TAATTGCGGTGGTCTTTGTCGTGCTTGGAATCGGCGGGATCATGTATCTGGATCACCGGTTTTCCCTGACTGTCGGCGACCGGCCGTTTGCGATCAAAGGGCGCCGGATTGAATCCGACGATCCATTCGTCGTCCGCCAGTTCAAGAAGTTCTATGCGCTTCGCGTGGCCTATTCGTTGTTCTTGCTTGTGATGCTGTTTGTGGTGGTCTCCCATGTCGGATGA
- the ruvB gene encoding Holliday junction branch migration DNA helicase RuvB, producing the protein MSDESRIVTPEIRGDEIDSTMRPQALDDFVGQAQARANLKVFIGAAKARGEALDHVLFVGPPGLGKTTLAQIMARELGVNFRATSGPVIAKAGDLAALLTNLEERDVLFIDEIHRLNPAVEEVLYPAMEDYQLDLIIGEGPAARSVKIDLAKFTLVAATTRLGLLTTPLRDRFGIPVRLEFYTVPELEHIVKRGASILGIGIAEDGAHEIAKRSRGTPRIAGRLLRRVRDFAVFEGVEKVDRTLADKALRQLEVDSAGLDSLDRRYLNQIAVNFGGGPVGIETIAAALSEPRDAIEEIVEPYLIQNGFLQRTPRGRILTPNAFEHLGLAAPPRPDGPQMGLFMDSD; encoded by the coding sequence ATGTCGGATGAATCGCGGATCGTTACTCCGGAAATCCGGGGTGACGAAATCGACAGCACCATGCGCCCGCAAGCGCTGGATGATTTTGTTGGCCAGGCCCAGGCCCGCGCCAATCTGAAAGTCTTCATCGGCGCTGCCAAAGCGCGCGGTGAAGCTCTCGACCACGTTCTTTTTGTCGGGCCTCCAGGACTTGGCAAAACCACGCTTGCTCAGATTATGGCGCGTGAGCTTGGGGTGAATTTTAGGGCAACCTCCGGTCCCGTGATTGCAAAAGCCGGCGATCTGGCCGCGCTTTTGACAAATCTGGAAGAGCGCGATGTTCTTTTCATCGATGAGATCCACCGGCTCAACCCGGCGGTCGAAGAAGTGCTCTACCCGGCGATGGAGGACTATCAGCTTGATCTGATCATCGGTGAAGGGCCGGCGGCGCGTTCCGTAAAGATTGATCTGGCCAAATTCACACTTGTGGCGGCAACCACCCGGCTCGGCCTATTGACGACGCCGCTGCGTGACCGTTTTGGCATTCCAGTCCGCTTGGAGTTTTATACGGTCCCGGAGCTGGAACACATCGTCAAACGTGGCGCATCGATCCTTGGCATTGGAATAGCAGAAGACGGCGCGCATGAAATTGCCAAACGATCCCGGGGAACACCCCGGATTGCTGGACGCCTGTTGCGCCGTGTCCGGGACTTTGCCGTGTTCGAAGGTGTCGAAAAAGTTGACCGAACGCTTGCAGATAAAGCGCTCCGCCAGCTGGAAGTCGATAGCGCCGGGCTCGACAGCCTTGACCGCCGGTATCTCAATCAGATCGCCGTCAATTTTGGTGGTGGGCCTGTTGGGATTGAAACAATTGCCGCCGCGCTTTCGGAGCCGCGTGATGCAATCGAAGAAATCGTGGAACCTTATCTCATTCAAAACGGATTCTTACAGCGCACACCGCGGGGGCGAATCCTCACACCAAATGCATTTGAGCATCTTGGCCTTGCTGCCCCGCCACGTCCAGATGGACCGCAAATGGGGCTTTTCATGGATTCGGATTAG